From Proteiniborus ethanoligenes, a single genomic window includes:
- a CDS encoding 4Fe-4S binding protein, whose amino-acid sequence MTSIDDKELKLKVEWCKGCGICVEFCPKNVLELKQGKINIKNLEACIKCGQCELRCPDYAIYLGGKEDGK is encoded by the coding sequence TTGACAAGTATAGATGATAAGGAGCTTAAACTAAAGGTAGAATGGTGTAAGGGATGCGGAATATGTGTTGAATTTTGTCCTAAAAATGTACTAGAGCTTAAGCAAGGAAAAATAAACATAAAGAATTTAGAAGCATGTATAAAATGTGGACAATGTGAATTGAGATGTCCTGACTATGCTATTTACTTAGGAGGTAAGGAAGATGGAAAGTAA